From a single Adhaeribacter swui genomic region:
- a CDS encoding ABC transporter ATP-binding protein, translating to MLLLRKLLKKYGDTVILDIPDLQLDSGIYWIKGANGAGKTTFLKF from the coding sequence ATGCTGCTCCTCCGTAAACTGCTTAAAAAATACGGCGATACAGTAATCCTGGATATTCCGGATTTGCAACTAGATTCGGGTATTTACTGGATTAAAGGCGCCAATGGAGCGGGCAAAACAACTTTTTTAAAATTTTAG
- a CDS encoding DUF2721 domain-containing protein: MEITLTTPALLFPAISMLLLAYTNRFIALASLIRNLKEQYTRTQNILLMGQISNLRERLFLIRNMQALGIASMFLCVLCMFVLFAENQTAGKYLFGISLFLLLASLALSFREIQISVNALTLELSDLENAKEEQKNFHSAR, translated from the coding sequence ATGGAAATTACCCTAACCACACCCGCCTTACTGTTTCCGGCTATCTCGATGTTGCTGTTAGCTTACACCAACCGGTTTATCGCCTTGGCCTCGCTTATCCGGAATTTAAAAGAACAATATACCCGCACCCAGAACATTTTATTGATGGGCCAGATAAGCAATTTGCGCGAGCGTTTATTTTTAATCCGGAACATGCAGGCTTTGGGTATTGCCAGCATGTTTTTGTGCGTGTTGTGTATGTTTGTGTTATTTGCCGAAAACCAAACGGCGGGCAAGTATTTATTTGGGATTAGTCTATTTCTACTTCTGGCTTCGCTAGCTTTATCTTTTCGTGAGATACAAATTTCGGTAAATGCCTTAACCTTAGAATTAAGTGACCTGGAAAACGCCAAAGAAGAGCAAAAAAATTTTCATTCGGCCCGCTAA
- a CDS encoding ABC transporter ATP-binding protein has protein sequence MLAGLLPYQGQIYLHDQTELKQAVVRHRQLVNYSEAEPLYPAFLTGQELLDLVVAAKKPTPAQFNQLIECLQVSPFLSKPIGSYSSGMLKKLSLLFAFLGKPALIILDEPLITLDALAVDAVNQLILEYHQAQQVSFLLSSHQDFITHGVPITATLLLENYTLRFVP, from the coding sequence ATTTTAGCGGGTTTACTGCCTTACCAGGGGCAAATTTATCTACACGACCAAACCGAGTTAAAGCAAGCAGTTGTCCGGCACCGGCAATTGGTAAATTACAGCGAAGCCGAGCCTTTATATCCCGCTTTTTTAACCGGCCAGGAGTTATTAGACCTGGTAGTGGCAGCTAAAAAACCAACCCCGGCGCAGTTTAATCAATTAATTGAATGTTTACAGGTCAGCCCTTTTCTCTCCAAGCCCATCGGTTCGTATTCTTCGGGAATGTTGAAGAAGTTATCGCTTTTGTTCGCTTTTTTGGGCAAACCCGCTTTGATTATTCTGGATGAACCCTTAATTACGCTGGATGCGTTAGCTGTAGACGCCGTTAATCAGCTTATTCTGGAATATCACCAGGCGCAGCAAGTTAGCTTTCTGCTTTCGTCGCACCAGGATTTTATTACTCACGGCGTACCTATTACCGCCACGCTTTTGTTGGAGAATTATACGTTAAGGTTTGTTCCTTGA